In Vicugna pacos chromosome 1, VicPac4, whole genome shotgun sequence, a single window of DNA contains:
- the HTR1F gene encoding 5-hydroxytryptamine receptor 1F, which translates to MDVLNSSDQNLTSEELFNRMPSKILVSLILSGLALMTTTINSLVIAAIIVTRKLHHPANYLICSLAVTDFLVAVLVMPFSIVYIVRESWVMGQVVCDIWLSVDITCCTCSILHLSAIALDRYRAITDAVEYARKRTPRHAGIMITIVWIISVFISMPPLFWRHQGTSREDECIIKHDHIVSTIYSTFGAFYIPLTLILILYYKIYKAAKMLYHKRQASRIAKEELNGQVLLESSEKSTRLVSTPYMLEKSLSDPSMDFDKIHSTVKSPRSELKHQKSWRRQKISGTRERKAATTLGLILGAFVICWLPFFVKELVVNVCKKCKISEELSNFLTWLGYLNSLINPLIYTIFNEDFKKAFQKLVRCRC; encoded by the coding sequence atggatgtCTTAAACTCATCTGATCAAAACTTGACCTCTGAAGAACTGTTCAACAGAATGCCATCCAAAATCCTGGTGTCCCTCATTCTGTCCGGGCTAGCCCTGATGACAACGACCATCAACTCCCTTGTGATCGCGGCCATTATCGTGACTCGAAAGCTACACCACCCCGCCAACTACTTAATTTGCTCCCTTGCAGTCACAGATTTTCTTGTAGCTGTCCTGGTGATGCCTTTCAGCATTGTGTACATCGTGAGAGAGAGCTGGGTTATGGGGCAAGTGGTCTGTGACATTTGGCTAAGCGTTGACATCACGTGCTGCACGTGCTCCATCTTGCATCTCTCTGCTATAGCTCTGGATCGGTACCGGGCAATCACAGATGCTGTTGAGTATGCCAGGAAAAGGACTCCCAGGCATGCTGGCATTATGATTACCATAGTTTGGATTATATCTGTTTTTATCTCTATGCCTCCTCTGTTCTGGAGGCACCAAGGCACTAGCCGAGAGGATGAGTGCATCATCAAACATGACCATATTGTTTCCACTATTTACTCAACGTTTGGAGCTTTCTACATCCCATTAACATTGATTCTGATCCTCTactacaaaatatataaagcagcaAAGATGTTATACCACAAGAGACAAGCAAGTAGGATTGCCAAGGAGGAACTGAATGGCCAAGTCCTTTTGGAGAGTAGTGAGAAAAGCACTAGACTGGTCTCCACACCGTACATGCTAGAGAAGTCTTTATCTGATCCATCAATGGACTTTGATAAAATTCACAGCACAGTGAAAAGTCCCAGGTCTGAATTGAAGCATCAGAAATCTTGGAGAAGACAAAAGATCTCAGGCACAAGAGAACGCAAAGCAGCCACTACCCTGGGATTAATCTTGGGTGCATTTGTAATATGTTGGCTTCCTTTTTTTGTAAAAGAATTGGTTGTTAATGTCTGTAAAAAGTGTAAAATTTCTGAAGAACTGTCAAATTTTTTGACATGGCTTGGATATCTCAATTCCCTTATAAACCCACTGATTTATACAATCTTTAATGAAGACTTCAAAAAAGCATTCCAAAAACTTGTGCGATGTCGATGTTAG